In one Streptomyces sp. T12 genomic region, the following are encoded:
- a CDS encoding DUF4037 domain-containing protein: MSHTNMRRMNSPAPEPDFIPGLELSRRFYTDAVRPLLEEAAPGVPHSAARMGSGSEVLGYDTPRSADHEWGPRLQVFLHRHDVPRHAAHIRHVLAEHLPKTFLGHPTHFAPAGEADRDIRVMRLTDGPVHHRVEVTGTSTWVTDTLGFDPAQGITPADWLATPTQLLAEVTGGAVFHDGLHTLTPLRRALRWYPHDVWLYVLACQWQRIAQEEAFVGRSGEVGDELGSAVTAARLVRDLMRLCLLMDRRYPPYGKWLGSAFARSRVGPRLTPDLTAVLAATDWHTREQHLTHAYEIVAHLHNELALTDRVAPTTRPYHSRPFRVLRADRFTEALTARITDPVLRDLPLVGAVDQFLDSTDVLARPELTRAAGQVMRKPGSERI, from the coding sequence ATGAGCCACACGAATATGCGCCGCATGAACTCCCCCGCGCCTGAGCCCGACTTCATCCCCGGCCTCGAACTCTCCCGCCGCTTCTACACCGACGCCGTACGCCCGTTGCTGGAGGAGGCCGCCCCCGGAGTCCCCCACTCCGCCGCCCGCATGGGCAGCGGCTCCGAGGTCCTCGGCTACGACACCCCGCGCTCCGCCGACCACGAGTGGGGCCCGCGCCTGCAGGTCTTCCTCCACCGCCACGACGTGCCCCGCCACGCGGCCCACATCAGACACGTCCTCGCCGAGCACCTCCCGAAGACGTTCCTCGGCCACCCCACCCACTTCGCCCCCGCGGGAGAGGCGGACCGGGACATCCGCGTCATGCGGCTCACCGACGGCCCCGTCCACCACCGCGTCGAAGTCACCGGCACCTCCACCTGGGTCACCGACACCCTCGGCTTCGACCCGGCGCAGGGCATCACCCCGGCCGACTGGCTGGCCACCCCCACCCAGCTGCTCGCCGAGGTCACCGGAGGCGCCGTCTTCCACGACGGCCTGCACACCCTCACCCCGTTACGCCGAGCGCTGCGCTGGTACCCCCACGACGTCTGGCTGTACGTCCTGGCCTGCCAGTGGCAGCGCATCGCGCAGGAGGAGGCCTTCGTGGGCCGCTCGGGCGAGGTCGGCGACGAACTGGGCTCCGCCGTCACCGCCGCCCGCCTGGTCCGCGACCTGATGCGGCTCTGCCTCCTGATGGACCGCCGCTACCCCCCGTACGGCAAGTGGCTCGGCAGCGCTTTCGCCCGCAGCCGCGTCGGCCCCCGCCTGACCCCGGACCTCACGGCCGTCCTCGCCGCCACCGACTGGCACACCCGCGAACAGCACCTCACCCACGCGTACGAGATCGTCGCGCACCTGCACAACGAGCTCGCCCTGACCGACCGCGTCGCCCCCACCACGCGCCCGTACCACTCCCGCCCTTTCCGGGTGCTGCGCGCCGACCGCTTCACCGAGGCCCTCACCGCCCGCATCACCGACCCGGTCCTGCGCGACCTGCCGCTCGTCGGCGCGGTGGACCAGTTCCTCGACAGCACCGACGTCCTGGCCCGCCCCGAACTGACCAGGGCCGCGGGCCAGGTCATGCGAAAGCCCGGGTCAGAACGGATCTGA
- a CDS encoding wax ester/triacylglycerol synthase domain-containing protein, with protein MRLTAIEEGHLRNGMPGTIGIAAVFPGGPFDLAQVRSRVRDRWGGLDRMSLVLQPPAGPAALSGHRWSAARPFDPVAHITATDQELESLLTDGVSHRLPVERPLWRLLVTRQAIVLLAHHALLDGRSLETLFRLLMDDAVAPGPLGEGAAHPLAAGQQRPAVPPATVCRELRRIGVPGQPLPSAPPGEPRPSVAVVELDPQIMRTARRRPAGGRGSTLNELLLSTYAGALRACHGPLRSWPKGPTPFYATVPVDLRTRHNAHHLGNGVTALRMALPVDLASPVARLQACQEEVAAFDGRCDAHRAILPALQAAARTVPWLAGVMAKRLARPELTTSLCTAFKWRDNPSHLHGRPLSRIVPLPQLSPPGTANLCLVHTADAYTLTVVSNLRGGDAGTIGEAVERELKAVAASDPF; from the coding sequence ATGAGGCTGACGGCCATCGAGGAAGGGCACCTCCGCAACGGAATGCCGGGGACGATCGGCATCGCGGCGGTGTTTCCCGGGGGGCCGTTCGACCTGGCACAGGTGCGGTCCCGGGTGCGTGACCGGTGGGGCGGGCTGGACCGGATGAGCCTGGTCCTCCAGCCCCCCGCCGGGCCGGCGGCGCTGTCGGGCCACCGGTGGTCGGCCGCCCGGCCGTTCGATCCCGTCGCCCACATCACCGCCACGGACCAGGAGCTGGAATCCCTGCTCACCGACGGTGTCAGTCACAGGCTGCCGGTCGAACGGCCACTGTGGCGGCTGCTGGTCACGCGGCAGGCCATCGTGCTGCTCGCCCATCACGCGCTGCTGGACGGCAGATCCCTGGAGACCCTTTTCCGGCTGCTGATGGATGACGCCGTAGCGCCGGGGCCGCTCGGAGAGGGGGCGGCCCACCCGCTCGCGGCGGGGCAACAGCGCCCTGCCGTTCCTCCCGCCACCGTGTGCAGGGAACTGCGTCGCATCGGGGTCCCCGGCCAGCCCCTTCCGTCGGCTCCCCCCGGCGAACCGCGGCCGTCGGTGGCCGTGGTCGAGCTCGACCCGCAGATCATGCGCACGGCCCGCCGCCGGCCGGCCGGTGGGCGCGGATCGACACTCAACGAGCTTCTGCTGAGTACGTACGCCGGTGCCCTGCGCGCCTGCCACGGTCCCCTGCGGTCCTGGCCGAAGGGACCGACCCCCTTCTACGCCACGGTGCCGGTGGACCTGCGGACCCGCCACAACGCCCACCATCTCGGCAACGGCGTCACCGCGCTGCGCATGGCGCTGCCCGTCGACCTCGCATCACCGGTGGCGCGTCTGCAGGCGTGCCAGGAGGAGGTCGCGGCGTTCGACGGACGCTGCGACGCCCATCGCGCGATCCTTCCGGCACTGCAGGCCGCCGCGCGTACCGTGCCGTGGCTGGCCGGGGTGATGGCCAAGAGGCTGGCACGCCCGGAACTCACCACCAGCCTGTGCACCGCTTTCAAGTGGCGGGACAACCCCAGCCACTTGCACGGCCGTCCCCTGTCGCGCATTGTCCCCCTGCCGCAGCTCTCCCCGCCGGGCACGGCGAACCTCTGCCTCGTCCACACCGCCGACGCCTACACCCTCACCGTCGTCAGCAACCTGCGCGGGGGTGACGCCGGGACGATCGGCGAGGCAGTGGAGCGGGAGCTGAAAGCGGTCGCGGCGTCAGATCCGTTCTGA
- a CDS encoding GNAT family N-acetyltransferase produces the protein MIRTATPADVPALHTLIRELAEYEKAPHEAKATPQQLHEALFGDRPAAYAHIAADDATGETVGCAIWFLNFSTWRGVHGIYLEDLYVRPTARGAGHGKALLTELARLCVERGYERLEWSVLNWNTPSIAFYEALGARPQDEWTVYRLTDEALTELGAAPERGAA, from the coding sequence ATGATTCGCACCGCCACCCCCGCCGACGTCCCCGCCCTGCACACCCTGATCCGCGAGCTCGCCGAGTACGAGAAGGCCCCGCACGAGGCGAAGGCCACCCCGCAGCAGCTCCACGAGGCCCTCTTCGGCGACCGCCCGGCCGCCTACGCGCACATCGCGGCCGACGACGCGACCGGCGAGACCGTCGGCTGCGCGATCTGGTTCCTGAACTTCTCCACCTGGCGCGGCGTCCACGGCATCTACCTGGAGGACCTCTACGTCCGCCCCACCGCCCGCGGCGCCGGCCACGGCAAGGCGCTGCTCACCGAACTGGCCCGGCTGTGCGTGGAGCGCGGCTACGAGCGCCTGGAGTGGTCCGTACTGAACTGGAACACCCCGTCCATCGCCTTCTACGAGGCCCTCGGCGCCCGCCCCCAGGACGAGTGGACGGTGTACCGCCTGACCGACGAGGCGCTCACCGAGCTGGGCGCCGCACCGGAGCGCGGGGCGGCGTGA